Proteins encoded together in one Temnothorax longispinosus isolate EJ_2023e chromosome 5, Tlon_JGU_v1, whole genome shotgun sequence window:
- the LOC139813491 gene encoding probable chitinase 10, with translation MKAITSFGTGIYVIAIAFLASWTEVTAKEYQPEESIQKEGVYQDIPIKCPFPETNITTNLPHETDCTKFYKCFLGKGVLQDCPLMTAGDPNKRLHYNRREQVCDWPWQAGCAQCPGKDKNGNWPRSKIPHETDNCRMFYVCENGEKRLEYCPADKCFSRTCQDCVGNRAGGNCGNLELCTNGVKIPHECHCDMYHECNNGNYVLKYCYGGLHYDRTSKKCTTPDKAKCVN, from the exons ATGAAGG CAATAACTTCGTTCGGTACAGGAATATACGTAATTGCTATCGCCTTCCTGGCATCTTGGACTGAGGTTACTGCGAAGGAATATCAACCTGAAGAATCGATTCAGAAGGAAGGAGTTTACCAGGACATTCCGATAAAATGCCCATTCCCAGAGACAAACATCACGACTAATCTTCCACATGAAACCGATTGTACGAAATTTTACAAGTGCTTCCTGGGTAAAGGAGTCTTACAAGACTGTCCTCTGATGACCGCGGGAGACCCGAATAAAAGGTTGCACTACAATAGGCGCGAACAGGTCTGCGATTGGCCATGGCAAGCCGGTTGCGCTCAGTGTCCTGGAAAGGACAAAAATGGCAATTGGCCGCGGTCCAAAATACCTCACGAAACAGACAATTGTAGGATGTTCTACGTGTGCGAAAACGGTGAAAAGCGTTTGGAATATTGTCCTGCGGATAAGTGCTTCAGTCGCACATGCCAAGATTGCGTTGGAAATCGTGCGGGTGGAAATTGTGGAAATCTGGAATTATGCACGAATGGCGTTAAAATCCCTCACGAATGTCACTGCGATATGTATCATGAGTGTAATAATGGTAACTATGTTTTAAAGTATTGCTATGGCGGTCTTCACTATGATCGCACGAGTAAGAAGTGCACTACTCCCGACAAAGCTAaatgtgtaaattaa